A single region of the Hemiscyllium ocellatum isolate sHemOce1 chromosome 21, sHemOce1.pat.X.cur, whole genome shotgun sequence genome encodes:
- the trim32 gene encoding E3 ubiquitin-protein ligase TRIM32 — MATSLDADIVREVLECPICMETFNQTVIRPKLLQCGHTICKQCLEKLIADSINGVRCPFCSKITRMNNLSQLSDNLTILKIIDSASLSEAMCTVMCKVCRKRLPRNFCKNCCLVLCEACKTDCHQGQGHTVVTIRAEAEQRRKEVVIKLAKLREMMVDMQRKKTAVDTITKNMQAKYKAIHQDYSRAERRIQEELAKSRRAFTSAVSEAEKVNNQTLEEHAYLINIAEVQIMSRCDYLSTKIKQADTALLEEAIDDEDPDLTNNLPTHLTLQQVELVKGDHLGPTEVGQLETRPYIIPIEETLMETLTPTGSTQETDSPKETTSFLQPSSPPKSRGPESMASGPPNCQLMKKIGSHGNLPGMFHLPVSLCVTVQGEVLVADRGNFRVQLFNRKGFMKEIRRSPNSIDNFVLSFLGAELPNLIPLSVAVNSIGLIGVTDNYDNSVKIYTTAGQCVACHRNQLTKPWGIAAMPSGQFVVTDVEGGKLWCLTVDRNVGVVNYSRLCNAVRPKFVTCDANGSVYFTQGLGLNLENSQNEHHLEGGFSIGSVSPEGQLSRQYSHFFAENEDFRCIAGMCVDTHGNLIVADSGRKEILLFPKEGGFVSLIREGLECPVGVAVSPKGQLLVLDCWDHCIKIYNYHSRRQVTN, encoded by the coding sequence ATGGCAACTAGCCTGGATGCAGACATTGTTCGTGAAGTACTGGAATGTCCCATCTGCATGGAGACCTTCAACCAAACTGTAATAAGGCCCAAGCTCCTGCAGTGTGGACACACCATCTGTAAACAGTGTTTAGAAAAGCTCATAGCAGACAGTATAAATGGAGTGCGTTGTCCCTTTTGCAGCAAAATAACCAGAATGAACAATCTGTCGCAACTTTCGGACAatcttacaattttaaaaataattgattcAGCCTCTCTAAGTGAAGCAATGTGTACGGTCATGTGTAAAGTCTGCCGGAAGAGGCTGCCTCGAAACTTCTGTAAGAACTGCTGCCTGGTCCTTTGTGAGGCCTGCAAGACTGACTGTCATCAAGGGCAAGGACACACTGTTGTCACAATTCGTGCTGAGGCTGAACAGCGGCGGAAGGAGGTTGTAATTAAACTTGCCAAGCTACGGGAGATGATGGTGGACATGCAGCGCAAGAAGACTGCTGTGGACACAATTACAAAAAACATGCAGGCAAAATACAAAGCAATCCATCAGGATTACAGTCGGGCTGAGCGGAGGATACAGGAGGAACTGGCCAAATCTCGCAGGGCTTTCACATCAGcagtgtcagaagctgaaaaaGTGAACAATCAGACACTGGAGGAACATGCTTATTTGATCAATATTGCGGAGGTGCAGATTATGTCACGCTGTGATTACCTCAGCACCAAAATCAAGCAAGCAGACACAGCTCTTCTTGAAGAAGCCATTGATGATGAGGACCCTGACTTgactaacaacttgcccacacatTTAACACTGCAGCAGGTAGAATTGGTCAAAGGAGACCACCTAGGGCCAACAGAAGTTGGACAGCTCGAGACCAGGCCTTATATTATTCCTATTGAAGAGACACTCATGGAGACATTGACCCCCACTGGCTCAACACAAGAGACAGACTCCCCCAAAGAAACTACCAGCTTCCTACAACCATCATCGCCTCCAAAAAGCAGGGGGCCTGAAAGCATGGCTTCTGGACCCCCTAACTGTCAGCTGATGAAGAAAATTGGTTCCCATGGAAACTTACCAGGAATGTTCCACCTTCCAGTGAGCCTGTGTGTGACAGTACAAGGGGAAGTACTAGTGGCAGATCGGGGAAACTTTCGTGTTCAGCTGTTCAATAGGAAAGGCTTTATGAAGGAGATTAGAAGAAGCCCAAACAGTATTGACAATTTTGTTCTCAGTTTCCTTGGTGCTGAACTCCCAAACCTGATACCGCTATCTGTGGCGGTCAACAGTATTGGCTTAATTGGGGTAACTGACAACTATGATAATTCTGTTAAGATATACACAACTGCAGGGCAATGTGTGGCATGTCACAGGAACCAGCTGACAAAACCGTGGGGTATTGCAGCAATGCCTTCTGGACAGTTTGTAGTCACAGACGTAGAAGGTGGAAAGCTGTGGTGTCTAACTGTGGACCGTAATGTTGGTGTTGTAAACTATTCTCGGTTGTGCAATGCAGTCAGGCCCAAGTTTGTGACCTGTGATGCCAATGGCAGTGTATACTTCACACAGGGCCTGGGCCTGAACCTGGAAAATAGTCAGAATGAACATCATCTAGAAGGCGGCTTCTCCATTGGCTCAGTCAGTCCTGAGGGTCAGCTAAGTCGCCAGTACAGCCACTTCTTTGCTGAGAACGAAGACTTCCGCTGCATCGCAGGGATGTGTGTTGACACCCATGGGAACCTGATTGTTGCAGACAGTGGGCGCAAGGAGATCCTTCTCTTTCCAAAAGAGGGTGGATTCGTCAGTCTGATAAGAGAAGGTTTAGAGTGCCCAGTAGGGGTGGCTGTTTCACCCAAGGGTCAGCTTCTGGTATTGGACTGCTGGGATCACTGCATTAAAATCTACAACTATCATTCAAGGCGGCAAGTAACAAACTGA